One region of Deferrivibrio essentukiensis genomic DNA includes:
- a CDS encoding anaerobic C4-dicarboxylate transporter, whose product MLFMQFLFLLLMLYIGSRFGGIGLSVISGIGLLIEVFIFQMPPSSPPITVMLIIMAVVTCASILEAAGGLKYMLQIAERIIRSNPKYVVFLGPITTYLLTFLLGTGHAVYSIMPIIGDVALKNKIRPERPMAAASIASQLGITASPLSAAVVYYLSELSKVSSNITLFSILFVTIPATFIGVLAISLYSLKRGKELDEDPEFQKRLNDPIWRERILNTTQTTLGEKLPKAASQSVLIFLLAIVAIVIVALFPQIRTIGQGAKPLSMSVIIQMMMLAFGGIILLVTKTKVNKVPEGVVFKSGMVAALAIYGIAWMSDTYFKFAMPHFKDTITATVQAYPWTFALAMFVVSVVINSQAATCKMMLPVGLGLGLNPALLIGIMPSCYGYFFIPNYPSDIATVTFDISGTTKIGKFYFNHSFMMPGLVGVITACLVGYFISVIL is encoded by the coding sequence ATACTATTTATGCAATTTTTATTTTTACTGCTGATGCTATATATCGGTAGTAGGTTTGGCGGAATTGGCTTAAGCGTTATTTCAGGTATAGGTCTTTTGATTGAGGTATTTATATTTCAGATGCCACCTTCTTCTCCACCAATTACAGTTATGCTTATCATAATGGCTGTTGTCACATGCGCATCTATTCTTGAAGCTGCCGGAGGTCTTAAATATATGCTTCAGATTGCTGAAAGAATAATCAGATCTAACCCTAAATATGTTGTTTTCTTAGGTCCAATTACAACATATTTACTTACTTTTCTTCTTGGAACAGGCCACGCTGTTTACTCTATAATGCCGATAATAGGTGATGTTGCTCTCAAAAATAAAATCAGACCTGAAAGACCAATGGCAGCCGCATCTATCGCATCTCAACTTGGCATTACTGCTAGCCCCCTTTCTGCTGCTGTAGTTTATTACCTTTCCGAGCTTTCAAAAGTAAGCTCAAATATTACTTTGTTTAGTATTCTTTTCGTTACTATCCCTGCCACTTTTATTGGTGTTCTTGCTATTTCTTTATACAGTTTAAAAAGGGGTAAAGAATTGGATGAAGATCCCGAATTTCAAAAAAGGCTTAATGACCCTATTTGGAGAGAGAGAATACTCAATACTACACAAACCACTCTAGGCGAAAAGCTTCCTAAGGCTGCTTCTCAATCAGTTTTAATTTTCTTACTTGCAATTGTAGCAATTGTAATTGTTGCTCTATTTCCACAGATTAGAACTATCGGTCAAGGCGCAAAACCTTTGAGTATGTCTGTTATAATTCAAATGATGATGCTTGCTTTTGGCGGTATTATATTGCTTGTTACAAAGACTAAGGTCAACAAAGTGCCGGAGGGGGTTGTATTCAAATCAGGCATGGTGGCTGCTCTTGCTATTTACGGTATTGCATGGATGAGTGATACATATTTTAAATTTGCTATGCCTCATTTTAAAGATACTATCACTGCTACTGTTCAGGCTTATCCTTGGACTTTTGCTCTTGCAATGTTTGTCGTATCTGTCGTAATTAACTCACAGGCTGCTACTTGTAAGATGATGCTACCTGTAGGACTCGGATTAGGTCTCAATCCTGCCCTTCTCATAGGAATTATGCCTTCATGCTATGGTTACTTCTTTATACCTAACTATCCTTCTGATATTGCTACTGTTACATTTGACATTTCAGGTACAACCAAAATTGGTAAATTTTACTTTAACCACAGCTTTATGATGCCGGGTTTAGTTGGAGTTATAACTGCTTGTCTTGTTGGTTACTTTATTTCCGTAATATTATAG
- a CDS encoding SelB C-terminal domain-containing protein codes for MIKILIIEDNIDIAKLHERFTMKVDGYEVVGIANDIETAREMLDILKPDLILLDIYFPEKSGIDLLWEIRKKHLNTDVIIITAAKDADTLREGKLGGAFDYIIKPVILDRFIATLENYKKYHSELEKNDYFDQESIDRIFKPDVALSSTTNHDTPKGIDKLTLTKIIDILNGQDEEITASELKDMIGVSRNTARRYLEYLREIGIIDVNIDYGTIGRPEKKYILVCKKFKNT; via the coding sequence ATGATTAAGATATTAATAATAGAAGACAATATTGATATCGCCAAATTGCATGAACGCTTTACTATGAAGGTGGATGGATATGAGGTAGTTGGAATCGCGAATGATATCGAAACTGCCAGAGAGATGCTTGATATTTTAAAACCTGACCTTATACTTTTAGATATATATTTTCCTGAAAAGTCCGGTATCGATTTGCTTTGGGAAATTAGGAAAAAACATCTCAATACTGATGTAATCATTATTACTGCTGCAAAAGATGCTGATACTCTAAGAGAAGGAAAACTTGGCGGTGCTTTTGATTATATCATAAAGCCTGTCATACTTGACAGATTTATTGCCACTCTTGAAAATTATAAAAAATACCATAGTGAGCTTGAAAAAAATGATTACTTCGATCAAGAGTCTATTGACAGAATATTCAAACCGGATGTTGCCCTTTCTTCAACTACTAACCACGATACACCGAAAGGGATTGACAAGCTGACTCTCACTAAAATTATAGACATTTTAAATGGACAAGATGAAGAGATTACTGCATCGGAGCTAAAAGATATGATTGGGGTAAGTCGAAATACTGCAAGGCGTTACCTTGAATACTTGCGTGAAATTGGAATAATCGATGTTAATATTGACTATGGTACAATAGGGCGCCCTGAAAAAAAATATATTCTCGTGTGCAAAAAGTTCAAAAATACCTAA
- a CDS encoding ATP-binding protein, translating into MKLNFLNTIRGKLVFFISFLVLFQLLVSFATFYIFLTQFVELNSGQKALNLAVSLSKVGDVISSVKNSNSDIQNVIENIRVKTDAAFIVIANKDGIRLTHPNTEMIGQKFVGGDYYRAVEKGESYVSSSVGTLGPSIRAFAPIYDDKNIIGFVSVGYLKETIFNIIINYLLIGLFFVCMMFFAGLVAVVLISNHIKKITLDLEPRDIANLYLEREIVFDSLREGIIAVDNNLNISFLNQAAKKVLNDLSFSAQEFVDNVAKKYFIEDKLIGDFIKDTEYSVSDGIFLFNISKLEYNGINTGFVISFRKKDELDTLKKELLDLKKLSEILRIQSHEYSNKLHIIGGLIQLNEYEEAANLIIKESKLFHSFLGFIEAKIKDKYIAALLISKQSKAGENNCNLILNEESIGLQSSIDNSDVLVTALGNIVDNAIEAACMNNKFNGIVEITINQTERYIEFIVEDNGPGIPDGVAIFEKGFSTKGKNRGYGVAIAKSILDRFNADIDISTSIKYNGAKVSINIPSGKK; encoded by the coding sequence ATGAAATTAAATTTTTTAAATACAATCAGGGGCAAGCTTGTTTTTTTTATTTCTTTTCTTGTTCTTTTTCAGCTTTTGGTATCTTTTGCTACATTTTATATATTTCTTACTCAATTTGTCGAGCTAAATTCAGGTCAAAAAGCTTTAAATCTTGCTGTAAGCTTATCTAAAGTGGGTGATGTTATTTCTTCTGTAAAAAATTCAAATAGTGACATACAAAATGTTATTGAGAATATCAGAGTTAAAACAGATGCTGCATTTATAGTTATAGCAAATAAAGATGGTATAAGACTTACCCACCCCAATACAGAAATGATAGGTCAAAAATTTGTAGGTGGCGATTATTACAGGGCTGTGGAAAAAGGTGAAAGTTATGTTTCATCTTCAGTCGGGACATTAGGCCCTTCTATACGTGCCTTTGCACCAATCTATGACGATAAAAATATAATCGGCTTTGTATCTGTCGGTTACTTAAAGGAAACTATCTTCAATATTATTATTAATTATCTTTTGATAGGTCTTTTTTTTGTATGTATGATGTTTTTTGCGGGGCTTGTTGCTGTTGTCTTGATTTCTAATCATATTAAAAAAATTACATTAGATCTTGAGCCTAGGGATATCGCCAATTTATACCTTGAAAGAGAAATTGTTTTTGATTCCCTGAGGGAAGGTATAATTGCTGTAGATAATAATTTGAATATCTCTTTTTTAAATCAGGCTGCCAAAAAGGTATTAAATGATTTATCTTTCTCTGCTCAAGAATTTGTTGATAATGTTGCTAAAAAATATTTTATCGAAGATAAATTGATAGGTGATTTTATAAAAGATACTGAATATTCTGTCTCAGACGGTATATTTCTTTTTAATATTAGTAAACTTGAATATAATGGAATAAATACCGGTTTTGTTATATCTTTTAGAAAAAAAGATGAGCTTGATACTTTAAAGAAAGAGTTACTTGATTTGAAAAAACTTTCTGAAATTTTGAGAATACAAAGTCATGAGTATTCCAATAAACTTCACATTATAGGCGGTCTTATTCAATTAAATGAGTATGAAGAGGCTGCCAACCTGATTATAAAAGAATCTAAACTTTTTCATTCTTTTCTTGGTTTTATTGAAGCTAAGATTAAAGACAAGTATATAGCTGCACTCTTAATCAGTAAGCAGAGTAAGGCAGGCGAAAATAACTGTAATTTGATACTAAATGAGGAAAGCATAGGGTTACAATCCTCTATAGATAATAGTGATGTGCTGGTTACAGCCCTTGGTAACATTGTCGATAATGCCATTGAAGCTGCCTGCATGAATAATAAATTTAATGGTATAGTTGAAATTACAATTAATCAAACTGAGAGGTATATTGAATTTATTGTTGAAGATAATGGACCGGGAATACCTGATGGGGTAGCTATTTTTGAAAAAGGATTTTCAACAAAAGGGAAAAACAGAGGGTACGGCGTAGCCATTGCAAAATCCATTTTAGACAGATTTAATGCTGATATTGATATTTCTACGTCCATTAAGTATAATGGGGCTAAGGTATCTATAAATATTCCATCAGGGAAAAAGTAA
- a CDS encoding metal-sensitive transcriptional regulator — protein MFDDKIKKDVQTRLAKIEGQIRGISNMVADEKYCIDIINQITATRRALDKVAMIILKKHINSCVAKAIKSDNSEDIVNELISVIDKYIK, from the coding sequence ATGTTTGATGACAAAATCAAGAAAGATGTGCAAACAAGATTAGCAAAGATAGAGGGGCAGATAAGAGGTATATCAAATATGGTAGCAGATGAAAAATACTGTATTGATATAATAAATCAAATTACTGCTACGAGAAGAGCACTCGATAAGGTTGCTATGATTATACTTAAAAAACACATCAATTCATGTGTGGCAAAGGCAATAAAGTCGGATAATAGTGAAGATATTGTAAATGAATTGATAAGTGTTATAGACAAGTACATAAAATAG
- a CDS encoding hydrogenase small subunit: MKSIAINRRDFMKICLQTTALMGLPYGFHTKVAEAVEKEKKPTVVWLHYQECTGCSESLLRSNHPGISELILDTISLDYHETLMIGSGHQAEESLHHSVSENKGNYILVVEGAIPTKESGIYCKVGGKTAMESLAEISKNAAAIISIGTCASYGGIQAVDPNPTGAVGVGELVKDKPIINVPGCPPNPYNFLSVIFYYLTFKKFPKLDELNRPQFAYGRKIHEHCERRPHFDAGRFAEEYGDENHKAGYCLYKLGCKGPATFANCSVLRFNDVGVWPVSVGHPCIGCTEPSILFNKPIAEKVQIHDPTPPDTYPTTETKERGKGADPLTTAAVGVVAGAALGAGAVLSKKLPKGEDSEKED; the protein is encoded by the coding sequence ATGAAGAGTATTGCAATCAATAGGCGAGACTTCATGAAGATATGTCTTCAAACGACCGCGTTGATGGGACTTCCTTACGGTTTTCATACCAAAGTGGCTGAAGCAGTGGAGAAAGAGAAGAAACCAACCGTTGTTTGGTTGCACTATCAGGAATGTACCGGTTGCTCGGAGTCTTTGCTACGTTCAAATCATCCGGGAATTTCAGAATTGATATTAGACACAATCTCTTTGGACTATCATGAGACACTTATGATAGGATCAGGACATCAGGCTGAAGAGTCACTTCATCATTCGGTATCCGAGAATAAAGGTAACTATATTTTGGTTGTAGAAGGGGCTATCCCTACTAAAGAATCCGGAATTTATTGCAAAGTTGGTGGTAAGACAGCAATGGAATCACTTGCTGAAATTAGTAAAAATGCAGCGGCAATAATATCAATTGGCACTTGTGCATCCTACGGTGGAATACAGGCTGTAGACCCTAATCCAACCGGTGCAGTTGGTGTAGGAGAATTAGTTAAAGATAAACCGATTATTAATGTTCCGGGTTGTCCGCCCAATCCTTATAATTTTTTATCTGTTATATTTTATTATTTAACCTTCAAGAAATTTCCAAAACTTGATGAACTGAATAGACCACAATTTGCATACGGCAGAAAAATTCATGAGCATTGTGAGAGAAGACCTCATTTCGATGCAGGCAGATTCGCTGAAGAGTATGGAGATGAAAACCACAAGGCAGGTTACTGTCTTTATAAGTTAGGATGCAAAGGTCCTGCAACATTTGCAAATTGTTCAGTATTGAGATTCAATGATGTTGGGGTGTGGCCAGTTTCAGTAGGTCATCCTTGTATAGGCTGTACCGAGCCATCAATCCTTTTTAATAAGCCTATTGCTGAGAAGGTCCAAATACATGATCCAACCCCACCGGATACATATCCGACTACAGAAACAAAAGAGCGTGGCAAAGGTGCTGATCCCCTGACTACAGCAGCAGTCGGTGTAGTAGCAGGCGCTGCACTTGGTGCAGGTGCAGTATTATCAAAGAAGCTTCCTAAGGGGGAGGATAGTGAAAAAGAGGACTAG
- the hybA gene encoding hydrogenase 2 operon protein HybA — protein MKKRTRREFLKTTAGLIAGTTVASVVNVEASDKNYTKDDSYSMLYDSTLCVGCKACVSACKKTNGMPPVKGDFDIEGLWDAPKDLDSKTRTIIKLYKENEDNWTYVKQQCMHCAKPSCVSACPVKAMKQDENGVTYYNPEVCIGCRYCQVACPFNIPKFEWEKTFPKIVKCDMCKYTSLKSKGEPACTDVCPAKAVIFGKRKELLAIAKRRLKENPDKYVNHIYGEQEAGGTNVLYLASAQFEKLGFPKLDNASPATFTENIQHTVYKGFVAPVALYATLFFVAVKNREKREKDNERGDK, from the coding sequence GTGAAAAAGAGGACTAGAAGAGAATTTTTAAAGACAACGGCAGGACTTATTGCCGGCACTACAGTCGCAAGTGTTGTAAATGTGGAGGCCAGCGATAAAAATTATACCAAGGATGATTCATATTCAATGCTTTATGATTCAACATTGTGTGTAGGTTGTAAAGCTTGTGTATCTGCATGCAAAAAGACCAACGGAATGCCACCGGTTAAAGGGGATTTTGACATTGAAGGTTTGTGGGATGCCCCTAAAGATTTGGATAGTAAAACCCGCACAATAATAAAGTTATATAAGGAAAATGAGGATAATTGGACGTATGTAAAGCAGCAATGTATGCACTGCGCAAAACCTTCTTGCGTTTCAGCTTGTCCAGTAAAAGCAATGAAACAAGATGAAAATGGTGTAACTTATTACAACCCTGAAGTTTGTATTGGTTGTCGCTATTGCCAGGTGGCTTGCCCTTTCAATATACCAAAATTTGAATGGGAGAAAACATTTCCAAAGATTGTTAAGTGCGATATGTGCAAATATACAAGTTTAAAAAGTAAAGGTGAGCCTGCTTGCACAGATGTATGCCCTGCTAAGGCGGTGATATTTGGGAAAAGAAAAGAGCTACTTGCTATTGCGAAAAGACGTTTGAAGGAAAATCCTGATAAGTATGTTAACCATATTTACGGCGAGCAAGAGGCAGGTGGCACTAATGTCTTGTATCTTGCATCTGCACAATTTGAAAAATTAGGTTTCCCAAAATTGGACAATGCGTCTCCGGCTACATTTACAGAAAACATTCAACATACTGTCTACAAAGGCTTTGTCGCTCCCGTAGCACTTTATGCAACTTTATTTTTTGTTGCAGTCAAAAACAGAGAAAAGAGAGAAAAAGATAATGAAAGGGGGGATAAGTAA
- the hybB gene encoding Ni/Fe-hydrogenase cytochrome b subunit, with protein sequence MAHENEFVTIDRKIITRPFLFLLSIVIVGFVFIVIRYVKGIGAVSNLSDGYPWGIWIAYDVATGTAIACGGYAMAILTYITNKWKYHSLIRSALLTSLFGYGLAGLSVTIDLGRYWNMYNLFIPSRWQFNSVMFEVAMCVMAYTLVLFIEFLPAILEKMKSRDNRLSKLAAYIYPKLNNILIFFIVLGITLPTMHQSSLGSMMTIATHKLHPIWHTGFLPLLFLINCIYLGFAAVIFESILSSFGFNRKYEVNELSGVANIIPWLTVVWVSIRIGDLIYRKEISDAFSGDFYSVMFLIEFLLIFIGSIMLLNEKIRKSPRWLFITACLILFGGGLYRMNVYIIGFNPGYGWRYFPSFSEFMITLGIVAFEVLLYLIFVKMFPVLPSGHNTEVIVTEEVLEKSEKMAGRLEWQER encoded by the coding sequence ATGGCACATGAAAATGAATTTGTAACTATAGATAGAAAGATTATAACAAGACCATTTTTGTTTTTATTGTCCATTGTTATTGTTGGATTTGTTTTTATTGTTATTCGTTATGTTAAAGGTATAGGAGCAGTATCAAATTTAAGTGACGGTTATCCCTGGGGGATATGGATTGCATACGATGTAGCCACAGGTACAGCAATAGCCTGCGGTGGTTATGCAATGGCAATTTTAACTTATATAACAAACAAATGGAAATACCATAGTCTAATAAGGTCAGCATTGTTAACCAGCCTTTTTGGTTATGGATTGGCCGGCCTGTCAGTGACAATAGACTTAGGAAGATATTGGAATATGTATAATTTGTTTATCCCTTCAAGATGGCAGTTTAATTCCGTAATGTTTGAAGTGGCTATGTGTGTAATGGCGTATACTTTAGTTTTATTTATTGAGTTTTTACCTGCAATCTTAGAAAAGATGAAAAGCAGAGATAATCGCTTGTCAAAATTAGCCGCATATATTTATCCGAAATTAAACAACATATTGATATTTTTCATAGTGTTAGGAATAACTCTTCCTACTATGCACCAATCTTCATTAGGCTCAATGATGACAATAGCAACCCATAAATTACACCCTATATGGCATACAGGATTTTTACCATTACTGTTTTTGATTAACTGTATTTACCTCGGATTTGCTGCGGTAATATTTGAATCTATATTGTCCTCATTTGGTTTTAATAGGAAATATGAAGTCAATGAGCTGTCGGGGGTAGCTAACATTATCCCTTGGCTGACTGTTGTTTGGGTATCAATAAGGATAGGAGACCTTATTTATAGGAAAGAGATTTCTGACGCTTTTAGCGGTGATTTTTATTCGGTAATGTTTTTGATAGAGTTTCTATTGATATTTATAGGCTCGATAATGCTGTTAAATGAAAAGATAAGAAAATCTCCAAGATGGTTATTTATAACAGCGTGTTTGATACTATTTGGCGGTGGGTTATACCGAATGAATGTCTATATAATAGGTTTTAACCCAGGATACGGATGGAGATATTTCCCTTCATTCTCAGAATTTATGATAACTTTGGGGATAGTAGCCTTTGAAGTATTATTATATCTGATTTTTGTAAAAATGTTTCCGGTATTACCTTCAGGGCACAATACCGAGGTAATTGTTACAGAAGAAGTTCTTGAAAAAAGTGAAAAAATGGCTGGGAGGCTTGAATGGCAAGAAAGATAA
- a CDS encoding nickel-dependent hydrogenase large subunit, whose translation MARKITIDPITRIEGHLRIDVEVNDGKVTNAWSSAQMWRGIEVILKGKDPRDAWAFAQRFCGVCTTVHAIASIRSVENALKVEVPLNAQYIRNILIAQHSVQDHIVHFYHLSALDWVDIVSALQADCKKAAYLAQSFSDWPGNSQQEFEAVKAKLNAFVQNGRLGIFASGYWGHKAMRLSPELNLILATHYLKALDYQRKAAQAVAILGGKNPHIQNLCVGGVATAVNVDNLATLNMERLLYLKSLMKETAEFVEKVYFPDLAILANHYRDWFKYGNGVDNYLAVPEFPLDSKSEKFELPGGVFYDGNIKPFRIIKDHMDEYLINSITESIAHSWYVGEDKLHPWDGVTEPNYTDFQAEGKYSWSKAPRFNEKPMEVGPVAQLFAIYASDNEEAKQIINDSLLRIGIKINDLQSTMGRLVARGIRAKIMSKMSLKFVDKLIDNLAKGDSEYANHTNIPEGEFRGVGFHEAPRGTLSHWIIIEDKKIKNYQAVVPSTWNASPRDEKGLLGPYEASLLDNPVHDPEKPLEVLRTIHSFDPCIACAVHTIDPEGKEIVRVRVL comes from the coding sequence ATGGCAAGAAAGATAACTATAGACCCAATTACAAGGATAGAGGGGCACTTAAGAATCGATGTTGAGGTAAATGACGGCAAAGTGACTAATGCATGGTCTTCGGCACAGATGTGGAGAGGGATAGAAGTAATTCTAAAGGGGAAAGACCCAAGAGATGCTTGGGCATTTGCTCAGAGATTTTGCGGTGTATGTACTACGGTACACGCAATTGCGTCCATTAGATCGGTTGAGAATGCTCTTAAGGTGGAAGTACCTCTTAATGCTCAATACATAAGAAATATACTTATCGCTCAACATTCTGTTCAAGATCATATAGTACATTTTTATCATTTATCGGCACTTGATTGGGTAGATATTGTGTCCGCATTGCAAGCGGATTGCAAAAAGGCTGCATATTTGGCTCAAAGTTTTTCGGATTGGCCTGGAAACAGTCAACAAGAGTTTGAAGCTGTTAAGGCAAAATTGAATGCCTTTGTACAAAATGGAAGACTTGGGATATTTGCCTCAGGATATTGGGGGCATAAAGCAATGAGACTTTCTCCTGAGCTTAATCTCATTTTGGCTACTCACTATTTAAAGGCATTGGACTATCAGCGAAAGGCAGCTCAAGCTGTTGCCATTCTCGGTGGTAAAAATCCCCATATACAAAATCTTTGCGTTGGCGGTGTAGCAACAGCGGTTAACGTAGATAACTTGGCGACACTAAATATGGAAAGACTGCTGTATCTGAAATCTTTGATGAAAGAAACGGCGGAATTTGTGGAAAAAGTTTATTTCCCTGATTTGGCAATTTTGGCAAATCATTACAGAGACTGGTTTAAATATGGGAATGGAGTGGATAATTATTTGGCAGTGCCCGAGTTTCCTCTTGATTCAAAGAGTGAGAAGTTTGAGCTTCCAGGCGGTGTTTTTTATGATGGCAATATTAAACCATTTAGAATTATAAAAGACCATATGGATGAATATCTGATAAACTCTATAACCGAATCAATTGCACACTCATGGTATGTAGGTGAAGATAAATTACATCCTTGGGATGGCGTGACTGAGCCAAACTATACAGATTTTCAGGCTGAAGGAAAATATTCCTGGTCAAAAGCCCCGCGTTTTAATGAAAAGCCTATGGAAGTGGGCCCTGTTGCACAGCTTTTTGCCATTTATGCTTCGGACAATGAAGAGGCAAAGCAGATTATAAACGATAGTCTTTTAAGAATAGGGATTAAAATTAATGACTTACAATCAACTATGGGAAGACTCGTAGCAAGGGGTATTAGAGCCAAAATTATGTCAAAAATGTCATTAAAGTTTGTAGATAAGCTTATTGATAATTTGGCAAAAGGGGATAGTGAATATGCAAATCATACTAATATTCCTGAAGGTGAATTTAGGGGTGTTGGTTTTCATGAAGCTCCCCGCGGGACACTATCACATTGGATAATTATAGAAGATAAAAAGATAAAAAACTATCAAGCTGTCGTACCATCAACATGGAATGCTTCACCGAGAGATGAAAAAGGGCTACTTGGGCCATACGAAGCATCACTTTTGGATAATCCTGTACATGACCCGGAAAAGCCACTTGAAGTATTAAGGACTATTCACTCTTTTGACCCTTGTATTGCTTGTGCTGTCCATACAATAGACCCGGAAGGGAAAGAGATTGTTAGAGTGAGAGTTTTATAG
- a CDS encoding HyaD/HybD family hydrogenase maturation endopeptidase gives MSNIVVFGAGNILLSDEGFGVHFAKYFEDKYSLPENVSIFDAGTLGIMAMHIIEEADYLYIVDVISVKGNPGDIFIYDKEDIMLNRIPTKMSPHQIGVQEVMLLSDIRGKLPKVVKLFGIIPESFEPGTSLSKNLEEKLPKLADMILSEIKSISY, from the coding sequence TTGAGTAATATAGTTGTTTTCGGAGCTGGAAATATACTTTTGTCAGATGAAGGATTTGGAGTCCATTTTGCAAAATATTTTGAGGATAAATATAGTTTGCCTGAAAATGTCAGTATTTTTGATGCAGGGACTCTTGGAATTATGGCAATGCATATCATTGAAGAAGCAGATTATCTTTACATAGTTGATGTGATTAGTGTCAAAGGGAATCCGGGAGACATATTCATATATGACAAAGAAGATATTATGCTAAACAGGATTCCGACCAAAATGTCTCCTCATCAGATAGGTGTGCAGGAGGTCATGCTATTAAGTGACATAAGGGGTAAATTGCCAAAAGTTGTTAAATTGTTTGGGATAATACCTGAAAGTTTTGAGCCTGGCACATCTTTATCTAAAAACTTGGAAGAAAAACTACCAAAGCTCGCAGATATGATTTTGTCAGAAATTAAGAGTATAAGTTATTAA
- a CDS encoding AEC family transporter translates to MEFFIIFNESLLPLFLIIGIAFFYNKNFNPNIKQITDMTLTIFAPIFVFESLIKHNITFDQLAKPFIFMSMLTASLILLGYIIAKIFKFPDNTKTPFALSISMINVGNFGLPLIYFTFGPEAVTYSVIYFITFNISLSTVAIYLSSGKSRIVDILKDVFSIPLFHAFIIGMIFSYFGITLPGSINKGLTLLSQAAIPLLIFILGLQLANIKFQASYFSIILIAVFCRLALSPLISFFALKAITITDLEAKVALIQTSGPSAILPLMYAIKFNRSPDLIAAIIFFTTIFSGITLTLLIKLIA, encoded by the coding sequence TCTCTGCTACCTCTTTTTCTAATTATAGGGATAGCATTCTTCTATAACAAAAACTTTAATCCAAACATAAAACAGATAACAGATATGACATTGACAATTTTTGCCCCCATATTTGTTTTTGAATCTCTAATAAAACACAACATCACTTTTGACCAGCTTGCAAAGCCGTTTATTTTTATGAGTATGTTAACTGCATCCCTAATTTTGTTGGGATACATTATTGCAAAAATATTTAAATTCCCTGATAACACAAAGACCCCCTTTGCGCTATCAATCTCAATGATAAATGTAGGAAACTTTGGGCTACCATTAATATATTTTACTTTTGGCCCAGAAGCAGTAACATACTCGGTTATCTATTTCATAACCTTTAATATTTCGCTAAGTACCGTTGCTATTTACCTAAGTAGCGGAAAGTCCAGAATAGTAGACATATTAAAAGATGTATTTTCAATACCGCTGTTTCATGCTTTTATAATAGGAATGATTTTTTCTTATTTTGGAATAACTCTACCGGGAAGTATCAATAAAGGGCTTACCCTTTTATCACAAGCCGCGATCCCTCTGCTTATTTTTATACTTGGGTTACAGCTTGCTAATATTAAATTTCAAGCAAGCTATTTCTCAATAATACTTATTGCAGTATTCTGCAGACTTGCATTATCACCACTAATTAGCTTCTTTGCACTCAAAGCCATTACTATAACCGACCTTGAGGCAAAAGTAGCACTTATTCAGACTTCAGGACCATCGGCAATTTTGCCCTTGATGTATGCAATTAAGTTTAATCGTAGTCCGGATCTGATTGCTGCAATAATATTTTTTACTACAATCTTTTCAGGAATAACTCTAACACTTTTAATCAAGCTAATTGCCTAA